The following proteins come from a genomic window of Flavobacterium eburneipallidum:
- a CDS encoding glycosyltransferase family 4 protein, producing MRILYITPKINNEGGVARILSIKANYLIEKWGYDVHILTQNEGNNPLFFSFNEQIKFHDMTLRGNKIAFFSRYQKALNNVLSLVQPDVIVVCDNGLKAFAIPFILKTKTPIVFECHGSKYIEERENNNLFFTKIKSAFKDFSANRFTKFVALSGENLNEWKVNNGSVISNPLWFETQSFSALNSKKVIAVARHSYEKGLDRLLYIWEKISEKHPDWILDIYGKSNENQTLKKLVADLNIANSVAFFEPVKNINDKYLEASMLVMTSRTEGFGMVLIEAMALGLPVVAYDCPCGPRAIIQNDKNGFLIEDGSMDSFLVKLELLMNDENKRFQMGLNARESVKKYNLDNIMLQWKTLFEEMV from the coding sequence ATGAGAATTTTATATATAACTCCAAAAATTAATAATGAAGGTGGTGTCGCTAGAATATTATCGATAAAAGCCAATTATCTTATAGAAAAATGGGGTTACGATGTTCATATTCTTACTCAAAATGAGGGCAATAATCCTTTGTTCTTTTCCTTTAATGAGCAAATAAAATTTCATGATATGACGTTGAGAGGAAACAAAATAGCTTTTTTCTCGCGTTATCAAAAAGCATTAAATAATGTTTTGAGCCTTGTACAACCAGATGTAATTGTTGTTTGTGACAATGGTTTGAAAGCTTTTGCAATTCCTTTTATTTTAAAAACAAAGACACCTATTGTTTTTGAATGTCACGGTTCTAAATACATTGAAGAAAGAGAGAATAACAATCTCTTTTTTACCAAAATTAAATCAGCTTTCAAAGATTTTTCAGCTAATAGATTTACCAAATTTGTCGCTTTATCGGGAGAAAATTTAAACGAATGGAAAGTAAATAATGGTAGTGTAATTTCAAATCCCTTATGGTTTGAAACCCAGTCTTTTTCTGCTTTGAACTCTAAAAAAGTTATAGCAGTAGCAAGACATTCTTACGAAAAAGGATTGGATCGATTACTTTATATTTGGGAAAAAATTAGTGAAAAACACCCCGATTGGATATTAGATATTTATGGAAAATCGAATGAAAATCAAACGTTAAAAAAATTGGTTGCAGACCTTAATATTGCTAATAGTGTTGCTTTTTTCGAGCCAGTCAAAAATATAAATGATAAATATCTTGAAGCTTCAATGTTAGTAATGACTTCAAGAACAGAAGGTTTTGGAATGGTGCTTATTGAAGCTATGGCGTTGGGTTTACCTGTTGTTGCTTATGATTGTCCATGTGGACCAAGAGCCATTATTCAAAATGATAAAAATGGATTTTTAATAGAAGATGGAAGTATGGACTCATTTTTAGTAAAGCTCGAATTGCTAATGAATGATGAAAATAAGAGGTTTCAAATGGGTTTGAACGCCAGAGAGAGTGTAAAAAAATACAATTTAGACAACATAATGCTACAATGGAAAACTCTTTTCGAAGAAATGGTTTAA
- a CDS encoding glycosyltransferase family protein, protein MKILLLGEYSRLHNSLKEGLITLEHEVTVVASGDHFKKYNVDYSIHSAFFSNFWFIRKIKNLICKTTTIDLEKIERAVRFYFLLPKLKDFNHVQLINSDAIETYPFLARFLYKKLFQNIQNRSLLVCGDETPIIDYLFKKEMKYSILTPYFEDNTLARQFHFPLKYSTKSYRKTFDWLVENCQSLIASDLDYKIPMEAMGYKVYFIPNPININKIEFKALETNTRIVIFLGINRGSYIKKGISFFEKALNIIKEKYESKVEIIISENIPYNQYIELYNRAHILLDQVYAYDQGYNALEAMAKGKVVFTGAENEFTKHYNLTERVVINALPDVDSLVAELSFLIENPSELTAIGERARNFIEKEHNYVQITDNYLGVWKL, encoded by the coding sequence ATGAAAATACTTTTGTTAGGAGAATACAGTCGATTGCATAATTCACTCAAAGAAGGATTAATTACTTTAGAACACGAAGTTACCGTTGTAGCTTCAGGCGATCATTTCAAGAAATACAATGTAGATTATTCTATTCATTCTGCTTTTTTTTCAAACTTTTGGTTCATCCGAAAAATCAAAAATCTGATTTGCAAAACCACAACAATCGATTTAGAAAAGATAGAAAGAGCGGTTCGTTTTTACTTCTTGCTTCCAAAACTAAAAGACTTTAATCACGTACAATTAATCAATTCTGACGCTATAGAAACTTATCCGTTTTTGGCGCGTTTCCTTTACAAAAAACTTTTTCAAAATATTCAAAATCGCAGCTTGTTAGTTTGTGGAGATGAAACTCCCATTATTGATTATTTATTCAAAAAGGAAATGAAATATTCAATTCTGACTCCTTATTTTGAAGACAACACATTGGCAAGACAATTTCATTTTCCTTTAAAATACAGCACTAAAAGTTATCGAAAAACTTTTGATTGGTTGGTTGAAAACTGTCAAAGTTTAATTGCTTCCGATTTGGATTATAAAATTCCTATGGAGGCTATGGGATATAAAGTTTACTTTATTCCTAACCCCATAAACATTAACAAAATTGAATTTAAAGCATTAGAAACAAATACTAGAATTGTGATTTTCTTGGGAATCAATCGTGGGAGTTACATCAAAAAAGGGATTTCATTTTTTGAAAAAGCTTTAAACATAATTAAAGAAAAATACGAATCGAAAGTTGAAATAATAATTTCTGAAAACATTCCGTACAATCAATACATTGAACTTTATAATAGAGCACATATTTTGCTTGACCAAGTTTATGCTTACGATCAAGGATATAATGCTCTTGAGGCGATGGCGAAAGGAAAAGTCGTTTTTACAGGTGCTGAAAATGAGTTTACAAAACACTACAATTTAACCGAAAGAGTGGTAATTAATGCTTTGCCTGATGTCGATTCTTTAGTCGCTGAATTGTCTTTTTTGATTGAAAATCCATCAGAACTAACTGCTATTGGGGAGAGAGCCAGAAATTTTATCGAAAAAGAGCATAATTACGTCCAAATTACTGACAACTACTTGGGGGTTTGGAAACTATAG
- a CDS encoding acyltransferase → MKKYEILSDCKNVTGNPIKFHPLLLKGKGKISFGKNVQIGVLSSPFFYSHYTYFEARESFSEISIGDNVAINNAFSIECNAKVIIENDVLIGSFCTIMDNDGHDLAIEKRKDGNPKMASIHIQQNVFLGSNVTILKGVTIGKNSIIGNGSVVTKSIPDNVIAAGNPAKVIRNL, encoded by the coding sequence GCAAGAATGTTACAGGTAATCCAATAAAGTTTCATCCTTTATTGCTAAAGGGAAAAGGAAAAATTTCCTTTGGTAAAAATGTACAAATAGGTGTGCTTTCTTCGCCTTTTTTTTATTCACATTATACTTATTTTGAAGCTAGAGAATCCTTCAGTGAAATTAGTATTGGAGACAATGTAGCCATTAATAATGCCTTTTCGATAGAATGCAATGCTAAAGTTATAATTGAAAATGATGTTTTAATAGGATCTTTTTGTACTATTATGGATAATGACGGACACGATTTAGCAATAGAAAAGAGAAAGGATGGGAATCCTAAAATGGCATCGATTCATATTCAACAAAATGTATTTTTAGGCTCGAATGTTACCATTTTAAAGGGAGTTACCATCGGAAAAAATTCGATTATAGGCAATGGTTCTGTTGTGACAAAAAGTATTCCTGACAATGTAATTGCAGCTGGAAATCCTGCAAAAGTCATTAGAAATCTATAA
- a CDS encoding sugar 3,4-ketoisomerase has product MLNDIQFLNFPVVEDIRGNLAFIQNDILPFEFKRIYYLFDVPSTAFRGGHSHIDQHEILIALSGSFEVVLDDGLEKKAVVLNKPNIGLHIGTGIWRELQNFSSGAVCLVIASDIFDEADYIRDYSVFLDSKK; this is encoded by the coding sequence ATGCTTAACGATATTCAGTTTCTAAATTTCCCAGTGGTTGAAGATATTCGCGGTAATTTAGCCTTTATTCAAAACGATATTTTACCCTTTGAATTCAAGCGAATTTATTATCTTTTTGATGTACCAAGTACAGCTTTTAGAGGCGGACATTCACATATTGATCAGCACGAAATTTTAATTGCTTTGAGCGGTAGTTTTGAAGTCGTTTTGGATGATGGACTAGAAAAAAAAGCTGTAGTTTTAAATAAACCCAATATTGGTCTTCATATAGGAACTGGAATTTGGCGTGAATTACAAAATTTTTCTTCAGGAGCGGTTTGTTTGGTAATTGCTTCGGATATTTTTGACGAAGCAGATTATATTCGGGATTATAGCGTTTTTTTAGATTCTAAAAAATGA
- a CDS encoding glycosyltransferase family 2 protein encodes MTKEFKKQDIEILVSTMNRNSLDFLIPMFSFSHFSEFSILIINQTEGDNLLVSDFSSVRVINSLEKGLSRSRNLALKNAMGKILLIADDDLVFKVDFDTKIVQAYNQFSNKAVISFCIEKPNGSLFKKYLPEAKSDLNLMELFNVLSVEISLNKTILDKTGVTFDDNFGLGSTFKMGEEAIFLSDIKNKNYQIAFVPNVIAKHPEISSNEKIDFFQRYYIQGAFLSRVFQANYFVDLATKLFFDWKQKKLKLRQISKAIKSANQGKQDFYKLKNKSNA; translated from the coding sequence TTGACAAAAGAATTTAAAAAACAAGATATAGAAATTCTGGTTTCGACGATGAATCGAAATTCTTTAGATTTTTTGATTCCGATGTTTTCTTTTAGTCATTTTTCTGAATTTTCAATCTTAATTATCAATCAAACGGAAGGTGATAATTTGCTAGTTTCAGATTTTTCGTCTGTTCGAGTAATCAATTCTTTAGAAAAAGGTTTGTCCAGAAGTAGAAATTTGGCGTTGAAAAATGCGATGGGTAAAATCCTTTTAATCGCAGATGATGATTTGGTGTTTAAAGTAGATTTTGATACCAAAATTGTTCAAGCTTACAATCAATTTAGTAATAAAGCTGTGATAAGTTTTTGTATCGAAAAACCAAATGGATCGTTATTTAAAAAGTACTTGCCAGAGGCAAAATCGGATTTGAATCTGATGGAATTGTTCAATGTTTTGTCTGTAGAAATAAGTCTAAACAAAACGATTTTAGATAAAACAGGAGTGACTTTTGATGACAATTTCGGACTTGGTTCTACTTTTAAAATGGGAGAGGAGGCTATTTTTTTGTCGGATATTAAAAATAAAAATTATCAAATTGCCTTTGTTCCCAATGTAATTGCAAAGCATCCCGAAATTTCTTCCAATGAAAAAATAGATTTTTTTCAACGGTATTACATTCAAGGTGCTTTTTTGTCTAGAGTATTTCAAGCGAATTATTTTGTAGATTTAGCCACCAAACTGTTTTTTGATTGGAAACAAAAAAAGCTGAAATTAAGACAAATTAGTAAAGCCATTAAAAGTGCTAATCAAGGAAAACAAGATTTTTACAAATTAAAAAATAAAAGTAATGCTTAA
- a CDS encoding glycosyltransferase family 2 protein: MLSILIPTYNYDIFPLVSELHKQCLGLEIPFEIIVIDDASTDFIVKNKKINNLQYVQYELLEDNIGRSKIRNLLARKANYNWFLFLDADTIPVYDNFIQNYISEIKKEEKVIFGGIEYEKKEPNPDQLLRWIYGRSREAIPAEKRKINPNESALTSNLLIQKNVFVANQFDESITNYGYEDLVFLSDLKKKGILVKHIHNPTFHLGLECSQQFLNKTKIALENLKSITQNTNLEHSESKILKVHALLNKLHLTLFVSFLFKKSERTLTNNLFSSKPSLLLFDLYKLGYYCSIKS; the protein is encoded by the coding sequence ATGCTTTCCATACTGATTCCAACATACAATTATGACATTTTTCCTCTAGTTTCGGAACTACATAAGCAATGCTTGGGATTAGAGATACCGTTTGAAATTATTGTAATTGATGACGCATCAACTGATTTTATTGTAAAAAATAAAAAAATTAATAATCTACAATATGTTCAATATGAATTATTAGAAGACAATATTGGACGAAGCAAAATTCGAAATCTTTTAGCTCGAAAAGCCAATTACAATTGGTTTCTTTTTCTTGATGCAGATACGATTCCTGTTTATGACAATTTTATTCAAAACTACATTTCGGAAATAAAAAAAGAAGAAAAAGTGATTTTTGGAGGAATTGAATATGAAAAAAAAGAACCGAATCCCGATCAATTATTAAGATGGATTTATGGACGATCAAGAGAAGCGATTCCTGCAGAAAAAAGAAAAATTAATCCTAACGAAAGTGCTTTAACTTCTAATTTATTGATTCAAAAAAATGTATTTGTTGCGAATCAATTTGATGAGTCTATTACCAATTATGGCTATGAAGATTTGGTATTTTTATCAGATTTAAAAAAGAAAGGGATTTTAGTAAAGCACATCCATAATCCGACTTTTCATTTGGGGTTAGAATGCTCGCAACAGTTTTTAAACAAAACCAAAATTGCTTTAGAAAATCTAAAATCAATAACTCAAAACACAAATTTAGAACATTCTGAAAGTAAAATTTTGAAAGTTCATGCTTTGTTAAACAAACTACATTTAACTTTGTTTGTTTCCTTTTTATTCAAAAAATCAGAGAGAACACTCACGAACAACTTGTTTTCTTCAAAACCTTCTTTATTGCTATTTGATTTATATAAATTAGGCTATTATTGCAGTATTAAATCCTGA
- a CDS encoding O-antigen translocase translates to MKNLKQNKLIKILSLNSISVVISFFLGIASTKIVSIFMGASGMALLGSFKNFTSMFKSMSTLGINNLVVKLVVENKEDKKELSIIYSTFFWIFLLFSVVLGSLILVFSKFIAQFLFFNDLYLIPIQFFGVLLPLVVVNVFWMAIYNGLEKFKKIVFIQILSNVMVFFITAFLVWKQNIFGGLLSVALSEFFLVLITFLFVRSDKSYFQFDLQRIVSKKYFDAILKFSSMALLSAVLVPLVLMLIRNRIASQYSINEAGIWDAVNKLSSFYMLIFSSGLSLYYMPKLATLKTDDEFKIELKSYFKLFVPLFLIVLIAVFFLKEIIIHLAFTPAFSRIKEVLIWQLLGDFFRIMTLAFGYQIVAKAMIKKYFILEITFNSLYLILSYYLIPISSFEGALQAYLFANLFLFVLILWMFRKLFFIPLPKQEL, encoded by the coding sequence TTGAAAAATCTTAAACAAAATAAGCTAATAAAAATTTTATCACTGAACTCTATTTCGGTTGTGATTAGTTTTTTTTTGGGAATTGCTTCTACCAAAATTGTTTCCATTTTTATGGGTGCTTCAGGGATGGCTTTACTGGGGAGTTTTAAAAATTTCACTTCAATGTTTAAATCGATGTCAACTTTAGGAATCAATAATCTTGTTGTTAAGTTAGTTGTTGAAAACAAAGAAGATAAGAAAGAACTTTCGATCATTTATTCTACTTTTTTTTGGATTTTTTTATTGTTTTCAGTTGTTTTAGGAAGCCTTATTTTAGTGTTTTCTAAATTTATTGCCCAATTTTTATTTTTCAATGATTTGTATCTTATTCCAATACAATTTTTTGGAGTATTGCTGCCGTTGGTTGTTGTAAATGTATTTTGGATGGCTATTTATAATGGTTTAGAAAAATTTAAAAAAATAGTTTTCATCCAAATCCTTTCTAATGTAATGGTGTTTTTCATAACCGCATTTTTAGTATGGAAACAAAATATTTTTGGAGGTCTTTTGTCGGTTGCTTTAAGCGAGTTTTTTTTAGTATTGATCACCTTCTTGTTTGTAAGAAGCGATAAAAGTTATTTTCAATTTGATTTACAAAGAATTGTAAGTAAAAAATATTTTGATGCCATACTAAAATTTTCATCTATGGCGTTGTTAAGCGCAGTGCTTGTTCCATTGGTATTGATGTTGATTAGGAACCGAATTGCTAGTCAATATTCTATTAATGAAGCTGGAATATGGGACGCGGTGAATAAATTATCTAGTTTCTATATGTTGATATTTAGTTCGGGTTTGTCCTTGTATTATATGCCTAAATTAGCGACCTTAAAAACGGATGATGAGTTCAAAATTGAATTGAAATCCTATTTTAAGTTATTTGTTCCATTATTCTTAATTGTGTTGATTGCGGTGTTTTTTCTTAAAGAAATTATTATACATTTAGCTTTTACACCAGCATTTTCAAGAATAAAAGAAGTCTTGATTTGGCAACTATTAGGTGATTTTTTCCGCATAATGACTTTGGCTTTTGGGTATCAAATTGTTGCTAAAGCAATGATCAAAAAATATTTTATTCTCGAAATCACATTCAATTCATTGTACCTTATTTTGTCTTATTATTTGATACCAATTTCTTCTTTTGAGGGGGCTTTACAAGCTTATTTATTTGCTAATTTATTCTTGTTTGTTTTGATTTTGTGGATGTTTAGGAAATTGTTTTTTATTCCTTTGCCTAAACAAGAATTATAG